In one window of Poriferisphaera corsica DNA:
- a CDS encoding discoidin domain-containing protein: MAADDETWRIGEYMMYQVRLIVGVVLFACCVLMGRAWGGSAKWVTEASSTQVGENPSGVAVDGDMSTRWGSGFSDNQWLMIDLGEPTEIYGFVIFWEAAYATNYKIEVSVDKKNWEMAYETTKGDGNGDYVYIKPRTGRYCRITGVKRATGWGISIWEVMVLDESVKPRVEGDGMVEKLLDSDLESVWRADLSKGEAEVLVDLGQVFPVTGLRIDWAEGYAKRMVAESSLDGKAWRVIGEMDEGRGQLDYLLGELRDAQYLRMRFWDAQSEDGVIGVRELTLRGPGEEMTPMAAYQIAAMKAEAGYYPPSVSKQQVYWTVTGVPNDGEESLLDEYGNLEAKTRAPILMPYRVSEGKVYHAQNAAGIEQRLAKGHLPLPKVTWRHADVDMDIEAITAGAENKSTTYVRYRLTNKTERDLSGTLNLLLRPVQINPPWQHGGFAPIKKLGFVESVSGRQVILVNDEPVYVTLNGEPRFDAKVFRHGDIIERLLEDNKGESARQFEDKEGMLSAAVSYDYSLKPNQQIDYMIAVPLHEGSDIEGNEFTSAAFDLLKRGLIRDWEERLGRVEFSVNDREIMDTVKAQIAYILINQDGHAIQPGSRNYNRSWMRDGSITATAMMRMGLLEQAIDYINWYKRSGIAEDGLVNPILNTDGTVNDWFGADLEYDSQGQYLYLLMTYYRLTHDKQFLTENYETIRRVLKKTEELRLGTTSGSYMADVEHGDRFRGILLPSISHEGYSEPMHSYWDNFFALQGWEAGRFAAMEMGDQETADWALAQYGKLYEGLLRSITQTIEYKKISYLPASADLGDADPTSISIAFFPCNQQQLLPEAELAYTYDHYVRQIRERSEPGSSFTYTPYEVRNINALVAMGQVEAAHDLLKMLMNHRRPAGWRHLAEVVHSDVRKGSYIGDMPHTWVGSGFVHAVLNLVYYEADEALHLLPGTPVEWLRGDGVRLARVPTRFGELNMTAKYTEDRLVIRVEPLTHDVGLKHMTVDWQGEKPVDVKADGKRVSMSLDGRIMLPHDTREVVLMFEPSGE; the protein is encoded by the coding sequence ATGGCCGCTGATGATGAGACATGGCGGATTGGAGAATACATGATGTATCAGGTTAGATTGATCGTTGGTGTGGTGCTTTTTGCGTGTTGCGTATTGATGGGGCGTGCGTGGGGCGGGAGTGCGAAATGGGTGACGGAGGCGTCATCGACGCAGGTCGGAGAAAATCCTTCTGGTGTGGCGGTGGATGGTGATATGTCAACGAGGTGGGGGTCGGGTTTCAGTGACAATCAGTGGCTGATGATTGATTTGGGGGAGCCGACGGAGATTTATGGTTTTGTGATTTTTTGGGAAGCGGCGTACGCGACTAACTACAAGATAGAAGTATCGGTTGATAAAAAAAATTGGGAGATGGCTTACGAGACGACAAAGGGGGATGGGAATGGTGATTATGTTTACATTAAGCCACGAACTGGAAGATATTGCAGAATTACGGGTGTGAAGCGTGCAACGGGTTGGGGGATATCGATATGGGAGGTGATGGTTCTTGATGAATCGGTGAAGCCGCGGGTTGAGGGAGATGGGATGGTGGAGAAGTTGCTGGATAGTGATTTGGAGTCGGTGTGGCGTGCGGATTTGAGTAAGGGGGAGGCTGAGGTCTTGGTTGATCTGGGGCAGGTGTTTCCAGTAACGGGGCTGCGGATTGATTGGGCTGAGGGGTATGCGAAGCGGATGGTGGCGGAAAGTTCGCTTGATGGGAAAGCGTGGCGAGTGATTGGGGAGATGGATGAAGGGCGGGGGCAGCTGGATTATTTGTTGGGTGAGTTGCGAGATGCGCAGTATCTGCGGATGCGCTTTTGGGATGCTCAGTCGGAGGATGGTGTGATAGGGGTGCGTGAGTTAACGTTGCGCGGGCCGGGGGAGGAAATGACGCCGATGGCGGCTTATCAGATTGCGGCGATGAAGGCGGAGGCGGGGTATTATCCGCCATCGGTTTCGAAGCAGCAGGTGTATTGGACGGTGACGGGCGTGCCGAATGATGGGGAGGAATCGTTGCTGGATGAGTATGGGAATTTGGAGGCGAAGACGCGCGCCCCGATTTTGATGCCTTACCGTGTGAGCGAGGGAAAGGTTTATCACGCACAAAATGCGGCGGGGATTGAGCAGCGTTTAGCGAAGGGGCATTTGCCGTTGCCGAAGGTGACGTGGCGGCATGCTGATGTTGATATGGATATTGAGGCGATTACGGCAGGGGCGGAGAACAAATCAACGACTTATGTTCGGTATCGGCTAACGAATAAGACGGAGCGGGATTTGTCGGGGACTTTGAATTTATTGCTTCGGCCGGTACAGATTAATCCGCCGTGGCAGCATGGTGGCTTCGCACCGATTAAGAAACTTGGATTTGTTGAATCAGTGAGTGGCAGGCAGGTAATTTTAGTGAATGATGAGCCTGTGTATGTCACGCTGAACGGCGAACCACGGTTTGATGCGAAAGTGTTTCGGCATGGGGATATTATTGAGCGTCTACTTGAAGATAATAAGGGGGAATCGGCGCGGCAGTTTGAGGATAAAGAAGGAATGCTGTCAGCGGCGGTTTCTTATGATTACTCGTTGAAACCTAACCAGCAAATAGACTATATGATTGCGGTACCTTTACATGAAGGTTCTGATATTGAAGGGAATGAATTTACGAGTGCGGCTTTTGATTTGCTTAAGCGAGGACTGATTCGCGATTGGGAAGAACGGCTGGGACGGGTTGAGTTTTCGGTGAATGATCGTGAGATCATGGATACGGTGAAGGCGCAGATTGCGTATATTTTGATCAATCAAGATGGGCATGCGATACAGCCGGGCTCGCGAAACTACAATCGTTCGTGGATGCGTGATGGGTCGATCACGGCGACGGCGATGATGCGGATGGGATTGCTTGAGCAGGCGATTGATTACATCAATTGGTATAAGCGGAGTGGTATCGCTGAGGATGGGCTGGTCAATCCGATCTTGAATACGGATGGGACAGTCAATGATTGGTTTGGCGCGGATTTGGAGTATGACAGTCAGGGGCAGTATTTGTACTTGTTGATGACGTATTACCGGTTAACACATGATAAACAGTTTTTGACTGAGAACTATGAGACGATTAGACGGGTGCTAAAAAAGACCGAGGAATTAAGACTCGGAACGACGTCGGGAAGTTATATGGCGGATGTGGAACATGGTGATCGGTTCAGAGGGATTTTGTTGCCATCGATCAGTCATGAGGGGTATTCCGAGCCGATGCATAGTTACTGGGATAACTTCTTTGCATTGCAGGGGTGGGAGGCAGGACGTTTTGCGGCGATGGAGATGGGGGATCAGGAAACGGCAGACTGGGCGCTGGCGCAGTACGGTAAGCTTTATGAGGGGTTGTTGCGATCAATCACACAAACGATTGAATACAAAAAGATTTCGTACTTACCTGCGAGCGCGGATTTGGGGGATGCTGACCCGACATCGATTTCGATTGCGTTTTTTCCGTGTAATCAGCAGCAATTATTGCCTGAGGCGGAGTTAGCGTATACGTATGATCATTATGTGCGGCAGATAAGGGAGCGAAGTGAGCCTGGGTCTTCGTTTACGTATACGCCGTATGAGGTGCGGAATATTAATGCGTTGGTGGCGATGGGTCAGGTTGAGGCGGCTCATGATTTGTTGAAGATGTTGATGAATCATAGAAGACCTGCTGGGTGGCGACATTTGGCAGAAGTGGTGCATAGTGATGTCCGCAAGGGGAGTTACATTGGAGACATGCCGCATACGTGGGTGGGATCGGGATTTGTGCATGCGGTCTTGAATCTTGTTTATTATGAAGCGGATGAAGCGTTGCATCTTTTGCCAGGGACGCCGGTGGAGTGGTTGCGTGGGGATGGGGTCAGGTTGGCTAGGGTTCCGACGCGATTTGGCGAGTTGAATATGACGGCAAAATATACGGAGGATCGCCTTGTAATTCGGGTGGAGCCGTTGACGCATGATGTGGGGCTGAAACATATGACTGTGGATTGGCAGGGTGAGAAGCCTGTGGATGTGAAGGCGGATGGGAAGCGGGTGTCGATGTCATTGGATGGGCGCATCATGTTGCCGCATGACACTCGGGAGGTGGTACTGATGTTTGAGCCATCTGGTGAATAG
- a CDS encoding PEP-CTERM sorting domain-containing protein codes for MTMLKKGLAIGLCALGMAYCGQVDAAMYKATVTADGYDYDEYDSFDYSSFFSFDVYFTIDADKLTYDAANSSGNSGTRYNGLKIDAVYGESNETKEILASDLDAWATLSIGTDSEGQYKQIMIETNDYEMIFKTRWWAKDDLYASFLDKISGKLAMNDPFSPSFDTDAERKKFYDEASVGNYGSEGFFFGEMLDLKVVDGLPTVPEPASLAMFGLGGLVMLCRKRA; via the coding sequence ATGACGATGTTGAAAAAAGGTTTAGCGATTGGATTGTGCGCGCTGGGAATGGCGTACTGCGGCCAAGTAGATGCGGCGATGTACAAAGCGACCGTCACGGCTGATGGGTATGACTACGATGAATATGATTCTTTTGACTACAGCAGTTTCTTTAGCTTTGACGTTTACTTCACGATTGATGCTGACAAGCTGACCTATGATGCAGCCAACAGCAGCGGCAATTCTGGGACGCGGTATAACGGCTTGAAGATTGATGCTGTTTACGGCGAATCAAACGAGACTAAAGAGATCCTTGCAAGCGATCTTGATGCTTGGGCAACTTTGTCGATCGGTACTGACAGCGAAGGTCAATACAAGCAGATCATGATCGAGACAAATGATTATGAGATGATTTTCAAGACACGTTGGTGGGCTAAAGATGATCTCTATGCGTCGTTTTTGGACAAAATCTCTGGCAAGCTTGCGATGAATGATCCGTTTTCACCATCGTTTGATACAGATGCAGAACGTAAGAAGTTTTATGATGAAGCATCTGTTGGCAATTATGGTAGTGAAGGTTTCTTCTTCGGTGAGATGTTGGATCTGAAAGTTGTTGATGGTTTGCCAACTGTGCCGGAGCCTGCGAGCTTGGCGATGTTTGGGCTTGGCGGGTTGGTGATGCTGTGTCGCAAGCGTGCGTAA
- a CDS encoding FkbM family methyltransferase, translated as MRIIPLLKQIALYLLRLTPAQQAGRTFDLSRKKLVQLPNFSLYVHPHDFNGQRILRLKSYEPHVTQILTQSLAPGHVVLDIGANLGYFTLLAHALTQPAGRVIAFEPNPQNQQLIYQSILHNNAQDNITLYPYAASDHDSPKLLRFTTVGSNGGVASSLVSSQPHHLIVPAKPVDEILQNEPRINLIKIDIESHEPFAIRGMAKLIKKHHPIILTEFHPWAMKNNHDFPPLDYLNLLTSLNYTLAIIQPSPPYKTVQLTTDEIMGYYHNLSNPTDHLDLIAYPIKSNTKLVPPIPATHQIQPI; from the coding sequence ATGCGAATCATCCCCCTTCTCAAACAAATCGCCCTTTACCTCCTCCGCCTCACCCCCGCCCAACAAGCCGGCCGAACTTTCGACCTCTCACGCAAAAAACTCGTACAGCTCCCCAATTTTTCCCTCTATGTTCACCCCCACGATTTCAACGGCCAGCGCATCCTTCGGCTCAAATCCTACGAACCACACGTCACACAAATCCTCACCCAATCCCTCGCCCCCGGCCACGTCGTCCTCGACATCGGCGCCAACCTCGGTTACTTCACCCTCCTCGCACACGCCCTCACTCAACCCGCAGGCCGCGTCATTGCCTTCGAGCCCAATCCCCAAAACCAACAACTCATCTACCAATCCATCCTCCACAACAACGCGCAAGACAATATCACCCTCTATCCCTACGCCGCCTCCGATCACGATTCCCCAAAACTTCTCCGTTTCACCACCGTTGGCTCCAACGGCGGCGTCGCTTCCTCTCTTGTCTCCTCCCAGCCTCATCACCTCATCGTCCCCGCAAAACCCGTCGATGAAATCCTCCAAAACGAACCCCGTATCAATCTCATCAAAATCGACATCGAATCCCACGAACCTTTCGCCATTCGTGGCATGGCCAAACTCATCAAGAAGCATCACCCCATCATCCTCACCGAGTTCCATCCCTGGGCCATGAAAAACAACCACGACTTCCCGCCCCTCGATTACCTCAACCTCCTCACTTCCCTGAACTACACCCTCGCCATCATCCAACCGTCCCCCCCCTATAAAACAGTTCAGCTTACCACTGATGAAATCATGGGTTATTACCACAACTTATCTAACCCCACCGACCATCTCGATCTCATCGCTTACCCGATCAAATCTAATACAAAGTTAGTCCCCCCCATCCCCGCCACCCACCAAATCCAACCCATCTAA
- a CDS encoding PEP-CTERM sorting domain-containing protein yields MRQLACVAGVCACALGFGLIGEVNAERYRAVLMTDFLSDKNDSDGFDFMSITGGEIIFNVQDVLTFEDNIENQGGSLTIYTGAIFESFTLFSSNGNVEVVSQLTHSAEAEVTLWDRNKTDLVFDNQHHLDVDMIQYDGMDIELEVQTDEGDPNHENLFTAGTPGPNVPNAILLPLFSNVTERDALTNDSTVSFYSDGTTYAEGSAYFLMSSLELVEVPEPASLMLLGLGSLAIFGRKRLI; encoded by the coding sequence ATGAGACAACTAGCTTGTGTTGCTGGGGTATGCGCGTGCGCATTGGGATTTGGTTTGATTGGTGAAGTGAATGCGGAGAGGTATCGCGCGGTATTGATGACGGATTTTCTGTCGGATAAAAATGATTCGGATGGTTTCGATTTCATGTCGATCACCGGGGGAGAAATTATTTTTAACGTACAGGATGTGCTGACGTTTGAGGATAATATTGAAAATCAGGGTGGATCGCTGACGATTTATACGGGTGCGATATTTGAGTCGTTTACGTTGTTTTCAAGCAATGGGAATGTTGAGGTGGTCTCGCAACTGACGCATAGCGCGGAGGCTGAGGTTACGTTGTGGGATCGGAATAAGACTGATCTGGTGTTTGACAATCAGCACCATTTGGATGTTGACATGATTCAGTATGATGGGATGGATATTGAGCTTGAAGTGCAGACGGATGAAGGGGATCCGAATCATGAAAATTTGTTTACAGCGGGTACGCCGGGGCCGAATGTTCCGAATGCGATTTTGTTGCCACTGTTTAGTAATGTGACTGAGCGCGATGCGTTGACGAATGATTCGACGGTTTCGTTTTACAGTGACGGCACGACCTATGCGGAAGGCAGTGCGTATTTCTTGATGAGTTCATTGGAATTGGTTGAGGTACCGGAGCCTGCGAGTTTGATGCTGCTGGGGCTGGGCAGTCTTGCAATTTTCGGAAGAAAACGTTTAATCTAA
- a CDS encoding ClbS/DfsB family four-helix bundle protein, translating into MPLAETKVELLAQLEKAYRLLDDEFEGMLEGDANKKGVASSKSKDGEMVSCCEVVAYQIGWGGLLLGWEAAERDGQKAVMPCAGYKWNELGRLADRFYRENKGKSLKRLRSEWADIYAKIRRMIESLDEIELLEVGQRKWTGEKWSMVKWIQVNTIGPYGSARTRVRKFKKSLQK; encoded by the coding sequence ATGCCATTAGCTGAAACTAAAGTCGAATTGTTAGCGCAACTTGAGAAAGCTTATCGTCTGTTAGACGATGAGTTTGAGGGTATGCTGGAGGGGGATGCAAACAAAAAAGGGGTCGCGAGTTCGAAGAGCAAAGATGGGGAGATGGTGAGTTGCTGCGAGGTCGTGGCGTATCAGATTGGCTGGGGCGGATTGTTATTGGGCTGGGAGGCAGCGGAACGTGATGGTCAAAAAGCTGTGATGCCATGCGCGGGTTACAAGTGGAATGAGCTAGGTAGACTGGCGGATCGGTTTTATCGCGAAAACAAGGGTAAATCGTTGAAACGATTGCGAAGTGAGTGGGCGGATATCTATGCGAAGATTAGAAGGATGATCGAATCGCTTGATGAGATAGAATTGCTTGAGGTTGGGCAGCGGAAATGGACGGGTGAAAAATGGTCGATGGTGAAATGGATTCAAGTGAATACGATCGGGCCGTATGGTTCGGCGAGGACGCGGGTACGAAAGTTTAAGAAAAGCTTACAAAAGTAG
- the mutL gene encoding DNA mismatch repair endonuclease MutL — MKIRKLPTLLINQIAAGEVIERPASIVKECVENSIDAQATQIDIAIEQGGHQLIRISDNGLGIAEDELELAVSPHATSKLHSPDQLAAIGTLGFRGEALASISSVSRTKITSRPTRDGKAAEAAAVLEVEGSRLSPPYPAACAPGTIIDVRDLFFNTPARRKFLRQPSTEFAQINEIVTRIAMCNHNIGFRLTHNDRKITDLPPNQTRAQRVISLVGKDIKNGLLEFSHEDLAEHGGATLWGMAGLPEIARATNKFLYLCINGRVIKDRNLIHAVREAYRGLIPPEKTPVAAVFIEMPAEDVDVNVHPSKAEVRFRKPKQYFGLVRNAIRQCLLDNDLMPTAKLSDDAVPAFRPVEQEKVPETEATQAFVDYFKKMAPKQKGFAYQEVQRAIQTEVSKEAPLLNDTFTQAVSEQEVVDTETGEVMAAANDAAPILAAEPQGLNLTPVKILQIHNSFVVTEDDQGIVIIDQHALHERIMFEKLTARVLGTNSGAPKSLESQRLLMPEIIEASQNEQELLEELKPLLVRLGIEVEPIGPHVVALQAFPSFLYSRKVEAVPFMRELIDKSLEGAISINDPAAEENALHEVLDMMSCKAAIKAGDNMTEDQLAELLAQKDKFERTSNCPHGRPTTLRLTLKDLYKQFGR; from the coding sequence ATGAAGATCCGTAAACTGCCAACACTGCTCATCAACCAGATCGCCGCCGGCGAAGTCATCGAACGCCCCGCCTCGATCGTCAAAGAGTGCGTCGAAAACTCCATCGATGCCCAAGCCACCCAAATCGATATCGCCATCGAACAGGGCGGGCATCAGCTTATCCGCATCAGTGACAATGGTTTAGGAATCGCAGAAGACGAACTTGAGCTCGCCGTCTCCCCGCACGCCACCTCCAAACTCCATTCCCCCGATCAACTTGCCGCTATCGGCACACTCGGCTTCCGCGGCGAGGCCCTTGCCTCAATCTCATCCGTCTCACGCACCAAAATCACCTCACGCCCCACGCGTGACGGCAAGGCTGCCGAGGCCGCAGCCGTCCTCGAAGTCGAAGGCTCACGTCTAAGCCCGCCCTACCCCGCAGCTTGCGCGCCGGGTACGATCATCGATGTGCGCGACCTTTTTTTTAACACACCCGCTCGACGCAAATTTTTACGTCAACCCTCAACCGAATTCGCCCAGATCAACGAGATCGTCACGCGTATTGCGATGTGTAACCACAATATCGGCTTTCGCTTAACGCATAACGACCGCAAAATTACAGACTTACCCCCCAACCAAACGCGCGCACAGCGCGTGATTTCATTAGTTGGTAAAGATATCAAAAACGGGCTGCTCGAATTTTCGCATGAAGACCTCGCAGAGCATGGCGGCGCCACGCTCTGGGGTATGGCTGGACTCCCGGAAATTGCCCGCGCTACCAACAAGTTTTTGTATCTCTGTATCAACGGGCGAGTTATCAAAGATCGCAATCTGATCCATGCGGTGCGTGAAGCGTATCGCGGCTTGATTCCGCCAGAAAAAACGCCGGTCGCAGCGGTGTTTATTGAAATGCCCGCTGAGGATGTGGATGTCAATGTTCACCCATCCAAAGCGGAGGTGCGTTTCCGTAAACCCAAGCAGTATTTTGGTTTAGTACGCAACGCGATCCGGCAATGCCTGCTCGACAATGACCTGATGCCCACGGCGAAGCTTTCCGACGATGCGGTTCCCGCGTTCCGACCTGTCGAACAGGAAAAGGTGCCGGAAACCGAGGCGACACAAGCCTTTGTCGACTACTTCAAGAAGATGGCGCCGAAGCAAAAAGGATTTGCGTATCAGGAAGTGCAACGCGCAATCCAAACCGAGGTCTCAAAGGAAGCGCCGCTGCTGAACGACACGTTCACGCAAGCAGTGAGCGAGCAAGAGGTTGTAGACACGGAGACGGGTGAGGTGATGGCCGCAGCCAATGATGCGGCGCCTATTCTGGCGGCTGAACCACAGGGCTTGAATCTGACACCCGTTAAAATCCTGCAAATCCACAACAGTTTTGTGGTTACAGAAGATGATCAGGGTATCGTGATCATCGACCAGCATGCGCTTCATGAACGGATCATGTTTGAAAAACTAACGGCACGCGTGCTGGGGACAAATTCTGGCGCCCCTAAAAGCTTGGAATCACAACGGTTATTGATGCCGGAGATTATTGAGGCGAGTCAGAACGAGCAGGAATTACTGGAAGAATTGAAGCCGCTGTTGGTGAGATTAGGGATTGAAGTCGAACCGATCGGCCCACATGTTGTTGCACTGCAAGCATTTCCATCGTTTTTGTATTCACGCAAAGTTGAAGCGGTACCGTTTATGCGGGAGTTGATTGATAAGTCATTGGAAGGTGCGATCTCGATCAACGATCCGGCAGCAGAGGAAAACGCGCTGCATGAAGTCCTCGATATGATGTCGTGTAAAGCCGCGATCAAAGCAGGCGACAACATGACCGAAGATCAATTGGCTGAACTACTTGCGCAAAAGGATAAGTTTGAGCGTACCAGCAATTGCCCGCACGGCAGGCCGACGACACTACGTCTCACACTCAAAGATCTATACAAACAGTTCGGCCGCTAA
- a CDS encoding pre-peptidase C-terminal domain-containing protein, translating into MFKTLQCYLVCILTFAMTTHAFAVYEGFRKNGRWKKTATDGNVGSEHGRSITLTWGFVKDGTETYRKGKPTRTSTFIAAMDAKLGSGAGGDDLTKRPWFKLFDNSFKRWSELTGINFVYVPYDDGARHGQGGLPGELDKRADVRIAGAKMGPKGGDVAYSYHENNGDMFINHNWTSRWKLFDPSKPIRKNNPVNFNNTILHESGHGIGLSHISSKSTEQLMEIRGEKNFFGPQLDEILLAQRLYGDKYEQFGGNDTLDTAQKIGTLTGRATWSIGRDALRSPRRFISPNESDFVSIDDESDTDVYQFNITSSSTISITLTPAGYEYSRRVGGGGKKPESRVDMRKFSDLGFKIIDADGYVLKTINDNGEGRNESIRNFPLNTTGPYYISVFGLSDDAQFYSLRLKVTAVPEPAHLTQSPSLSSQ; encoded by the coding sequence ATGTTCAAAACGCTTCAGTGCTATTTGGTTTGTATTTTGACTTTCGCTATGACCACTCATGCGTTCGCCGTCTACGAGGGATTTCGCAAGAATGGCAGATGGAAAAAAACTGCAACAGATGGAAACGTCGGCTCGGAACATGGCCGCTCAATCACACTGACTTGGGGATTCGTGAAAGACGGTACAGAAACTTATCGCAAAGGAAAACCCACTCGAACGAGCACATTCATAGCGGCGATGGATGCCAAACTCGGCTCAGGCGCCGGTGGGGATGACTTGACCAAACGTCCATGGTTTAAACTTTTTGATAATTCCTTTAAGCGTTGGAGCGAATTAACAGGAATCAATTTCGTCTATGTCCCCTACGACGATGGCGCCAGACATGGACAAGGCGGTCTTCCCGGCGAACTCGATAAGCGAGCGGATGTCCGTATTGCGGGCGCAAAAATGGGGCCTAAGGGCGGGGATGTTGCATATAGCTACCACGAAAATAACGGTGACATGTTCATCAATCACAACTGGACATCTCGCTGGAAGTTGTTTGACCCATCAAAACCCATAAGAAAAAATAACCCCGTTAATTTCAATAACACCATTCTGCATGAAAGCGGGCACGGCATAGGCTTAAGCCATATCTCCTCAAAAAGCACAGAACAATTAATGGAGATACGCGGAGAAAAGAATTTTTTTGGCCCACAACTCGATGAAATCCTCCTTGCACAAAGACTATATGGGGACAAATACGAGCAATTCGGCGGCAACGACACACTCGACACCGCACAGAAAATCGGAACCCTCACTGGCCGCGCTACATGGTCCATTGGTAGAGATGCGCTTCGCAGTCCCCGTCGATTTATTTCACCAAACGAATCTGACTTCGTATCAATAGATGACGAATCAGATACCGATGTATATCAATTCAACATCACATCCAGCTCAACAATCAGCATTACGCTAACACCTGCCGGCTACGAATATAGCCGACGCGTTGGCGGCGGCGGCAAAAAACCTGAATCCAGGGTAGATATGCGAAAATTTTCCGATCTCGGTTTCAAAATCATCGATGCTGATGGCTACGTCCTCAAAACCATCAATGACAACGGTGAAGGACGCAATGAATCAATCCGCAACTTCCCCCTCAACACAACTGGCCCCTACTACATAAGCGTCTTCGGTCTTTCCGACGACGCACAATTTTATTCACTACGTCTCAAAGTCACAGCAGTTCCCGAACCTGCTCATTTAACTCAATCGCCTTCCCTTAGTTCGCAGTGA
- a CDS encoding cell division protein ZapB encodes MYYANKPIYHFIVLLTLCLASPCLLAQSDTPPSSSSSSTDVELDLESTTHGEPTSSISPEQLEELLDQIQTLQQNYDKLKAEYDLLTEKAAALENKLNRQVQPNEIPANANYALRYTFRKLTSKEIQKLDTQLQAGGVVHSHKDILDNYIAAQITIRNMSKKPQRYNLDVGLTNQKLKPSADNSNTDFLDNFSISTDYIQPRRAYTATKFLNNVGSKENYLIATNASAFMISSK; translated from the coding sequence ATGTATTACGCAAATAAACCAATATATCACTTCATCGTATTGCTCACGCTATGCCTCGCGTCCCCTTGCCTCCTCGCTCAATCCGACACACCCCCTTCCTCTTCAAGCAGCTCCACTGATGTCGAGTTAGATCTCGAATCTACTACCCATGGAGAGCCGACCTCATCCATCTCCCCCGAGCAACTCGAAGAACTGCTCGATCAAATCCAAACTCTTCAGCAAAACTACGACAAACTCAAAGCAGAATATGACCTACTCACCGAAAAAGCCGCCGCATTAGAAAACAAACTCAATCGGCAAGTCCAGCCCAACGAGATACCCGCCAACGCAAACTATGCCCTGCGTTACACCTTCCGCAAACTCACCAGCAAGGAAATCCAAAAACTCGATACCCAGTTGCAAGCCGGCGGCGTCGTACACAGCCACAAAGACATACTTGATAACTATATCGCCGCCCAAATCACCATCAGAAACATGAGTAAAAAGCCGCAACGATACAATCTCGACGTCGGTCTCACCAACCAAAAACTAAAACCCTCAGCCGACAACAGCAACACCGACTTCCTCGACAATTTCAGCATCTCAACCGATTACATCCAACCTCGCCGCGCGTACACCGCAACCAAGTTCCTCAACAACGTCGGCTCAAAAGAAAACTACCTCATCGCAACAAACGCATCCGCCTTTATGATCTCCTCAAAGTAA
- the rsmA gene encoding 16S rRNA (adenine(1518)-N(6)/adenine(1519)-N(6))-dimethyltransferase RsmA yields MVQKLSDIKGMLSVRGLHPKKKFGQNFLHDHNHMKRIMAAAEIGEGDVVLEVGPGTGALTEWLLEAGAEVVMVEIDRDMEDILLEQLAAWEGKWQLYVGSALKSKHEIADEVGELLGGREFKMIANLPYNVASPLLANLAVGYEQMKGAVVMIQKEVADRLTAEPGGKTYGALGIVVQAMCEVEEVSFLSGGCFWPPPRVGSSVVSLKRRAEPLTADAGRFSAFLQKVFSKRRKQLGGVLSRDFDGWPEGVSGEMRCGELSVAQLEALSVAWTRFEAENGADDGAIG; encoded by the coding sequence ATGGTACAGAAATTGAGTGATATTAAGGGGATGTTGAGTGTGCGCGGGCTGCATCCGAAGAAGAAGTTCGGGCAGAATTTTTTGCATGACCATAATCACATGAAGCGAATCATGGCGGCGGCGGAGATTGGGGAAGGGGATGTGGTGCTGGAGGTTGGGCCGGGGACGGGGGCGCTGACGGAGTGGCTGTTGGAGGCGGGGGCTGAGGTGGTGATGGTGGAGATTGATCGGGATATGGAGGATATTCTGCTGGAGCAGTTGGCGGCATGGGAAGGGAAATGGCAATTGTATGTGGGGAGTGCGTTGAAATCTAAGCATGAGATAGCGGATGAGGTGGGGGAATTGCTGGGTGGTCGTGAGTTCAAGATGATTGCAAACTTGCCGTATAACGTGGCGAGCCCGCTGCTGGCGAATTTGGCGGTGGGGTATGAGCAGATGAAGGGTGCGGTGGTGATGATTCAGAAAGAGGTGGCGGATCGTTTGACGGCGGAGCCTGGGGGGAAGACGTACGGGGCTTTGGGGATTGTGGTGCAGGCGATGTGTGAGGTTGAGGAGGTGAGTTTTTTGAGTGGCGGTTGTTTCTGGCCTCCGCCGCGGGTTGGGAGCAGTGTCGTGAGTTTGAAAAGGCGTGCGGAACCGCTGACCGCGGATGCTGGGCGGTTTAGTGCGTTTTTGCAGAAGGTGTTCAGCAAGAGGCGGAAGCAGTTGGGGGGCGTGTTGAGTCGAGATTTTGATGGTTGGCCGGAGGGGGTGAGTGGGGAGATGCGATGTGGGGAATTGAGTGTGGCGCAATTGGAGGCGTTGTCAGTGGCATGGACGCGGTTTGAGGCG